One Tachysurus vachellii isolate PV-2020 chromosome 8, HZAU_Pvac_v1, whole genome shotgun sequence genomic window carries:
- the marchf4b gene encoding membrane associated ring-CH-type finger 4b, which translates to MQCGRGMLKGRCCCVLFRDLQVLLLRDMSGHRDSEAPCTQPRSAEDSVLDTAVAELSKDKRDERFSFISYAEGTPVCRICFQGPEQGELLSPCRCSGSVRSTHQPCLIKWISERGSWTCELCYYKYQVIAISTKNPLQWQAISLTVIEKVQIAAAILGSLFLIASISWLVWSSLSPSAKWQRQDLLFQICYGMYGFMDVVCIALIVHEGPSVFRIFNRWQAVNQKWKVLNYDKKRDSEELKANEGEWTLSLLHQQEQAGADISPSTSSLMAAATAPDTPNTTAAALTAEDSSHNHSNDTTGTDHHCPYSFFHLFSHRRPHELRSQSGNTSNTSNTSSHPPRELVMRVTTV; encoded by the exons ATGCAGTGCGGCCGCGGCATGCTGAAGGGCCGCTGCTGCTGTGTGCTCTTCCGGGACCTGCAGGTGCTGCTGCTCAGGGACATGAGCGGACACCGAGACAGCGAGGCTCCCTGCACCCAGCCCCGGTCCGCAGAGGACTCAGTGCTGGACACGGCGGTGGCAGAACTCTCCAAAGATAAACGGGATGAGCGCTTCTCATTTATCAGCTATGCCGAGGGCACGCCGGTGTGCAGGATCTGTTTCCAAGGGCCCGAGCAG ggggaGTTGCTGAGTCCATGTCGCTGTAGTGGCTCTGTCCGCAGCACTCACCAGCCCTGTCTAATTAAGTGGATCAGTGAGAGAGGCTCCTGGACATGCGAGCTTTGCTACTATAAGTACCAGGTCATAGCCATAAGCACAAAAAATCCCTTACAG TGGCAGGCCATCTCGCTGACGGTAATAGAGAAAGTTCAAATTGCAGCAGCCATCCTGGGCTCACTGTTTCTAATCGCTAGCATATCATGGTTGGTGTGGTCTTCACTCAGTCCTTCAGCGAAGTGGCAGCGCCAGGACCTGCTCTTTCAGATCTGCTACGGCATGTACGGCTTCATGGATGTGGTGTGTATCG CTCTGATTGTCCACGAAGGCCCTTCCGTCTTCCGCATATTCAATCGTTGGCAGGCGGTAAACCAAAAGTGGAAAGTTCTGAACTATGACAAAAAGAGGGACAGCGAAGAACTAAAGGCCAACGAAGGCGAGTGgactctctctctgctccatcaGCAGGAGCAGGCGGGTGCCGATATATCACCGTCAACCTCCTCATTAATGGCTGCTGCGACAGCTCCTGATACACCAAACACCACAGCAGCAGCTCTTACTGCAGAGGACTCTTCACACAACCACAGCAATGATACTACAGGGACTGACCATCACTGTCCTTATagcttttttcatcttttcagtCACCGTAGGCCACATGAGCTACGCAGCCAGTCTGGAAACACCAGCAACACCAGTAACACCAGCAGCCATCCGCCCAGAGAACTGGTCATGAGAGTAACCACTGTGTGA